TTGTTTTGGCCCCGGATATTCCGGATTCGCTTTCGCCACCGGACAATACACAGTACACACGGTGCATTTAATGCACTGATCAAAGCTGGTGTTCACAGGGGCATGTTTGGCAAAAGTATTCATCATAATACGCACTCCTCCTGCGTTTGAACCTCGCAATGCAAAACGGCATGCTGTGCGGCGGCCAGCGCGGTCGAGATAGCGACGCCGCCTCCCGAGCCTTCAAACACCGGATCGTACCCCGCCAAGACAGAGCCACAGCAGTAGAGATTCTGACAAAGCGCACCGTGCAAATAAGGGCGGAACGTACCATCGGTTTTGACGCCAAACGCCATAAATGGATGACCGATGGGGCTAAAGAATTTCTCTGCGCGCCAAGTGCTACGCGCCGAGTTTGACACCATCTCCAAACCAAAAATCGGTTCCACGATCTCGCTGAGATTGGCTTTAAGCCCTTGGCTAAAGTAGCTACCAGAAGCCAAAATAAACGCCTTGGCATGCAGCGCCATATCACCCAAATTGCGCGTGTAAATTGCTTTTAACTGCTGTTCTGAATGCCATTCGCCACGAGTCACTTGATCGCCCTTAAGTAGCGTCCCGCCCGCTTGGACAAAACGTTTGTGCAGCGCTTCTTCGATACGAATACCAAGCAGCGAAGGGGGCATGGTCGGCACTTCATGAAAGTGCAAACGGGTTTCGCGGCGCAATTGCTCCAACAACACCAAACCGTCACCGTTCCCCATAATGGCTGGCATGATCAACAGATCGTCCGGTGTCGCCCCTTTCATCAGTTGGTGACACAAACTGTTAAACGCCTGCGGCTGCTTGAGTAAACGGGCAATGTCTATTGAGCGCAGCTCATTGGGATTGCGCCGCAGTTGCTCGCATCCGGGGATGGTGACGCTGATTTCCTCAACCGCACACTGGGCGAAATCGCGCTGTTTGCGCAGGTTATCTTTGGCAAGCAACGGCTGAAAGTCACGATAACCATCAACCGAGACCAGCAGCAGCCGTTTAAATGGCAGCCTCTGACGGTGACGATAGACAAACGGCTGCGAAAGCCAAGTCGCTTTTAAAGTGCCGAGTGGCGTAATGCGAAAGTGGTTATGTTCATCTTCTTCGCTCTGCAGTGGGATCCCTTGCTGTGCTAAAGCGGTTTGAAACCAACGCAGTGCGCGGCGCACACTTTGCGCACTCAGTTTTGCGTAAGGGTGAGCAGGAAAACGCTCAGCAAATTGCTCGATAGCGTGAAAAGGTGCACTCACATCCTCACCCGCAGGCGTTTTACCGAGCAGATCAATCGAGCCGGAGGAAAAATGCAGCGCGCTCTGTCCTTGGCTGATTAACACCACTTTTTTACCTTGTTCTAACGCGTGCAATGCGGCGCTGTAACCCGCGATACCACCACCGATGACTGCAATATCGTAATTTAACATGAGTGGTTCTCCTCATTTTGCTGCTGTGCGGTGTCGCCGTTTTCCACATTTGGTAGTTCGCTGGCACCAAACAGGCCTTCGTAAATCCAGTAGCTGAACTCCGCCTCTCGCAGCGCATCGCCCCAGAAAATTGGCTTAATGCCTTTCCAGCGCTCTTCAAGAAACTCTGCCAGTAGATGAGCACTGGCCGTGCCATCGACGTTGCCATATTGGCTAAATAGACTCGCTGCACGGTAGCTGCACAGCTCACCCTGACAAGGGCCCATGCCAAGACGTGTGCGCCGGCGCAAGTCGACTAAATTACTCACATCGAGCTGCTTGATCGCGTACTCAATCTCGCCTTGAGTGACCATTTCGCATTCGCAGATCACCGTTTGGCTGGCACTGTCTTGCTGCAAGAATTGCTCAGCCCGTTCGCCATGGCGATAAATTGCTGATTCATAAACGGGTTTGACGATACTGGCGGTTTTCTTGGCGGGTTTGGGCGCGTCGTTGGACCCCGGCAACGGGCGCAGATGGGTTTCACACGCGCGATCCACGCCGAGTTTTTTCGCCAGCAAATCGGTTGCCCACTCCGCCATCAGACGGTACGTCATCAGCTTGCCGCCAGTGATGGTGGTTAAGCCTTTTAGACCATCTCGCTGCTGGTGATCCAGCAAAACAATGCCACGACTGATGTTGCGACCACTGCCGTCATCATCGACAGAAACCAATGGCCGCACTCCGGCATAGGCACGCAATACCCGCGTGTTGGCCATGATCGGCGCCAGCTTAGCCCCTTCACGCAAAAGCACATCGACTTCCTGCTCGGTCACGTGCAAGTCATCAATTTGTGCATAGTCGATATGTTGTGAGGTGGTGCCGATCAGCGAAATGGTGTCACCGGGCACTAAGATGTCGGCATCCGACGGCTTACGGCAACGGTTGATCACCAAGTTGTTGATGCGGTAATCCAGAATGAGCAATGAGCCTTTGGCCGGAAACATCTTGATATTGAGATCCGCGTATTCGCAGATATTTTGTCCCCAGATCCCCGCTGCATTGATAACTTCTCGCGCATAAATATCAAACGCTTGGCCAGTTTGCGTATGCAAGCAGTGCACTCCTCGCACTTGATCGCCCTCACGGATGAGACCAACGACCAACGTGTGATTAAAAATGCGTGCGCCATGCTCTTTGGCGTCTAACACATTCGAAGCACAAAGACGAAACGGATCGAGCATGCCGTCCGGAACGTGCACTGCCCCAAGTAACTGCGGGTTGACATTAGGCTCTAGCGCCAGCGCCTCTTTGGGCGTGAGAACCGCGGTTTCAATTCCGGCTTTTTGACACTGAGCGACAAAGGTATCCTGAAATGAGAGATCGTCTTCCGGCAAAGTGATAAACAGCCCACTGGTGTTTTCCACGCAATGGCGGGCCACCCTTTTGAGGATTTTGTTCTCTTGAATACACTCTCGGGCCGACTCTTCATCCGTGACCGCGTAACGCGCACCAGAATGAAGCAAGCCATGATTACGCCCAGAGGTACCGGAGGCGATATCATCTTTTTCCAATAAGATGCAGGCGATTCCCCGTAGCGCGCAATCGCGCATAATCCCCGTCCCTGTGGCACCACCACCAATGATCACTACGTCCGTTTCAAAATGAGCGGAAGCTTTCATCGCTTTCTTCCTATTCATTAATAAGCATACGTTTAGTGTGTCATTTTTTTTCCTTTAGGTTCGATACATCACTCACAAAATGCGCGTTCGAGCATTTATTGGTAAATCGAAAAGTTATTTCGCTCATTAAACAGACAAAATGAATCATCCACTTACAGCGGATAGCGTTATTCGGCCTCAATCTTCTGCTCAGCCGACAAACGCTCATGACGCAGTTCAGCCTGCCCAGAGGCATCTGAAGGCGGCGATAACAGGATCTTCAACCGTTGGGAAAGCGTTAAACCGCACTGGGTCGCGTCTTGCCATAGATCGCGCCACTCGGCAAACGTAACCACCAGTGGATTAAAGCTGTTCACCGGTTTGCTGATGCCAAAGCGCACAGTTTCGCTCTCTGGCTCAAAGGTGCCAAACAGCTTGTCCCAGATGATCAAAACGCCCGCATAGTTTTTGTCGATATAGCGCGCGTTGACGCCGTGATGAACCCGGTGGTGTGACGGGGTATTAAACACGTATTCCAAAGGCCCTAAGCTTTTTACCCATTGGGTGTGGACAAAAAACTGCAAACCAAGATTAAACAGCACCACCAAGGTGATCCACTGTGGTTCAAAGCCAATGATCACTAAAGGCAACCAAAACAGCCACATGCCTGTGACCGGATACATCAAGCTCTGGCGAAACGCCGTGCTGAAGTTCATTCGCTCAGAGCTGTGGTGGACAACGTGCGCAGCCCACATCCAACGCACGCGATGGCTAGCGCGATGAAACCAGTAGTAGCAAAAATCCTGCAACACCATCAGCGCAATAAAACTCATCGCGCCCATGTCAATCTCCAATAAGCGCCAGCCAAACAGCCACAAATAGAGATGAGCGAGCAACAAACCCGCCAGCAGATCCGTACCTTGATGCATCAAGGCTAAGGTAAAATTGCACAGCACCTCTTTAAACTCGTAACGAGAGTTGGCCGGCAGTCTGCCTTTTCTCTCGCCCAGCCAATATTCCGCTGCCATCAAGGCCACAAACAGCGGCGCCATCAACAGCAAAAGCCATTCTGGATGTTCAACTAACATAGTTACACTCCTTTGTATTCAGGGTTACCAGCGAGCGAAGTGATCTTCCGTGACGCCCAACGTGGCGTTAATCTTGTGGACCACGCCATGATTGTCGGTGATCGCGCCGTTAAAATGGCCGATAAATTGGCGAAAATTACTTTTCAGCCAGTAAAGGTTCAGTTTCTCACGGCGGCAGTTTTCGGCGGTAAAGGTCAAATCCACTTGTCCATTTTGTGAGTAGATGTGCCAAGGTTTGGCGCTATCGGCGCGGCTAAAAGAGAAATAAACCGATGGCAGGCCGTGTTTTTGTCCATTGATCCACAGCACGTTCTCACAACTACCGGTTTCGTTGACTCCGGCGGCGAGATTAAGCCCAAGAGTGCCAAATTGATCGCGGCAATTGATGCTGGCCCAGCGCCAACTGGTTTCACGCCGCATATAGCCCGCGGAGAAATCATAGCCAGCACAGGCACCGCTCAGATCAAGCGTTTTCCCCGCAACAGAAAGCCTCCCCGTTACACGCAAGGCATTGTGTTTTTGCGTATAAGTCCAGCCTTGATAACCGGTGGGTGTGCACATCGCAAGCGCTTGGCTGCCGGGCTCAGGCATCAGGGTCAGATCCGCGCTCAGTTGACGAGTCGCCAATT
This Vibrio navarrensis DNA region includes the following protein-coding sequences:
- the glpB gene encoding glycerol-3-phosphate dehydrogenase subunit GlpB, which translates into the protein MLNYDIAVIGGGIAGYSAALHALEQGKKVVLISQGQSALHFSSGSIDLLGKTPAGEDVSAPFHAIEQFAERFPAHPYAKLSAQSVRRALRWFQTALAQQGIPLQSEEDEHNHFRITPLGTLKATWLSQPFVYRHRQRLPFKRLLLVSVDGYRDFQPLLAKDNLRKQRDFAQCAVEEISVTIPGCEQLRRNPNELRSIDIARLLKQPQAFNSLCHQLMKGATPDDLLIMPAIMGNGDGLVLLEQLRRETRLHFHEVPTMPPSLLGIRIEEALHKRFVQAGGTLLKGDQVTRGEWHSEQQLKAIYTRNLGDMALHAKAFILASGSYFSQGLKANLSEIVEPIFGLEMVSNSARSTWRAEKFFSPIGHPFMAFGVKTDGTFRPYLHGALCQNLYCCGSVLAGYDPVFEGSGGGVAISTALAAAQHAVLHCEVQTQEECVL
- the glpA gene encoding anaerobic glycerol-3-phosphate dehydrogenase subunit A — translated: MKASAHFETDVVIIGGGATGTGIMRDCALRGIACILLEKDDIASGTSGRNHGLLHSGARYAVTDEESARECIQENKILKRVARHCVENTSGLFITLPEDDLSFQDTFVAQCQKAGIETAVLTPKEALALEPNVNPQLLGAVHVPDGMLDPFRLCASNVLDAKEHGARIFNHTLVVGLIREGDQVRGVHCLHTQTGQAFDIYAREVINAAGIWGQNICEYADLNIKMFPAKGSLLILDYRINNLVINRCRKPSDADILVPGDTISLIGTTSQHIDYAQIDDLHVTEQEVDVLLREGAKLAPIMANTRVLRAYAGVRPLVSVDDDGSGRNISRGIVLLDHQQRDGLKGLTTITGGKLMTYRLMAEWATDLLAKKLGVDRACETHLRPLPGSNDAPKPAKKTASIVKPVYESAIYRHGERAEQFLQQDSASQTVICECEMVTQGEIEYAIKQLDVSNLVDLRRRTRLGMGPCQGELCSYRAASLFSQYGNVDGTASAHLLAEFLEERWKGIKPIFWGDALREAEFSYWIYEGLFGASELPNVENGDTAQQQNEENHSC
- a CDS encoding sterol desaturase family protein, with the protein product MLVEHPEWLLLLMAPLFVALMAAEYWLGERKGRLPANSRYEFKEVLCNFTLALMHQGTDLLAGLLLAHLYLWLFGWRLLEIDMGAMSFIALMVLQDFCYYWFHRASHRVRWMWAAHVVHHSSERMNFSTAFRQSLMYPVTGMWLFWLPLVIIGFEPQWITLVVLFNLGLQFFVHTQWVKSLGPLEYVFNTPSHHRVHHGVNARYIDKNYAGVLIIWDKLFGTFEPESETVRFGISKPVNSFNPLVVTFAEWRDLWQDATQCGLTLSQRLKILLSPPSDASGQAELRHERLSAEQKIEAE
- a CDS encoding DUF2804 domain-containing protein — its product is MLKLDSAPKRLIASSGAPNYGQFDEIPRDLALGDFDYRTVMDAQASKFARYFDYKQFQFVSIVTQDYLIGVAIADIRYLTSAFCYLYDRRKKQLVEENWLRPLAWDSHSVPSPYNSTMHIARKQIQFHIVDGVWRGQLATRQLSADLTLMPEPGSQALAMCTPTGYQGWTYTQKHNALRVTGRLSVAGKTLDLSGACAGYDFSAGYMRRETSWRWASINCRDQFGTLGLNLAAGVNETGSCENVLWINGQKHGLPSVYFSFSRADSAKPWHIYSQNGQVDLTFTAENCRREKLNLYWLKSNFRQFIGHFNGAITDNHGVVHKINATLGVTEDHFARW